The window CCTGAAGTACATTATATATATCGGCAGTTTTAGTAGTAGCACTCAAGGCCAAATGCACCTGAGAATAAGAACCGCAAGCATCAAGAACACTCTTCATCTTACCTATACGTGCAAGATCTTTAGGACTATTTCCAATAGTATCCACAAAAATCATATCCACTGCAGAATAAATTTTAATAAACCTCTCCAACTCATTATAATTCTCAACAAGAGAAACAGGAATCCCCATAATTTTAGCATAAGTCTCTATCTGCTGCTTTGCCGCTATTCTATAATTATCAAGAGTAATTATACGCGTATCATATCGTATATTTTCCTTATTTAACCCAACACCAAACATAGCTGCCAACTTTGCTATAGTGGTAGTCTTTCCCACTCCCGTAGGACCAACAACCACAAAAACACAAGGCTTCTTTTTTATAGAAACAGGATGCACAAGTATCTCATCTTTAATAAAAGAAGCAACACGCCCCTTCAACTCATCCATATCAGTAATCTGCTGCATCGTAAGCTCAGACTTAACACGGGAAACAATCCTATCAATAAAAGAAGCAGAAAAATCAGCAGCCATAAGATGTTCTCTAACAAAAACAATATTCTCATGTTCAGAAGAAGAAACAGCCCCCCCCTTATTCTGCAAAAGGCGCTTTACATCCTTTAGCTCCTCCATTATAAGCTTTGAAATATCCTTAGAATCAGTATCAGCAGTCTTAACCTTAGTTGCAAGCTCAACAATTCTAGATTTTTCTTCATCAAAAGAAACCGAACGCCCTTCGGGCTTTTGTCCATAAGAAGTACGGCGAGGTATATAACAAGTAAGCTCAACCGCAGGCTTTTTAAACAAACCAAGAAATCCACCAACAACAATATCTTTTTTACTGACTATTCTAACATCCATACCATGAATATTCTTTGCCTTGGCAAAAGCCTTTTCAAAACTCTCATCCTGAACAGTAAAAAAATCCATAATCCCCTCCATATCAATCAACCCTTATCTCACCAACAGCCTCAACCCTCACATCCTGAGGAATCTCAGGAACAGACAACACAACAAGATCAGGAATATCCCTCAAAGTACTGTTTTTCACCAGAGCCCTGGCTACCTCCTGACACAAAACAACAGGAATATAACCTTGTTGCTGAGCATCATTTATAGCATTCATAACAGAATTAATCCACTTCCTATACAAATCAGGCTCGAGAGCAGGAACATACCCGGACGCAGTCTCCACCCTGGAATCTATTATTCTTTGTTCCAGTACAGGATCAATAGTTATTACATAAAGAGTATTATTTTCATCAGTATACTGAGCACAAATCTGACGTCCCAAAGCCTGCCTGGTCTTTTCTATCAAAAATCCATGCTCCTTACTAATTCTTGCAAAATCGGACATAGTCTCAAGTATGGTAACCAAATTCCTTATGGAAACCTGTTCTAACAACAGACCCTGCAAAACTTTCTGAACATCACCAAGAGTGAGATCAGAAAGAACATCATCGACAACAGCGGGATAATTCTCTCTAAGAGCATTCAGCATAGACTGAACCTCCTGCCTTCCAAGCAGCTCAGAAGCATGCTGTTTTATAATCTCCGTAAGATGAGTAGCAATTATAGAAGGAGGATCTACAACTGTATATCCAGCCCTCTCCGCTCTATCACGGTCTTCCTCACGTATCCAAATTGCAGGGAGACCGAAGGCGGGATCTCTTGTCTCTTCTCCCTCTAATTCTTCTGATACTCCTCCAGGATTAATACACAAATAATGCCCCATCTTTATAACACCTCTGCCAACATTGACCCCCTTTATCTTCACACTATACTCAGAGGGTTCCAATCTCATATTATCCATAATTCTTATACGAGGGATAACAATACCTAGCTCAAGAGCTGTTTCCTTTCTTATTCTAGTAATCCTCTCAAGCAGCTCCGCCCCCTTCTCCCTATCCACAAGAGGTATAAGGGCATAACCTATTTCAAGAGAAATAGGATCAAGAGGAACAACAGGAGAAAGCTCCTGTTGTTCTTCATGTGCAGAAGATTTCTTCTCATCAACAAAAGAAGAGGTATCAGTAGACCTTACAGACTTGAGAGACAATCTGTAAGCAACAAAACCCAGCACAAAGGCCATAGGAAGAAGGACATACCACGGGAATCCCGGCAAAATAGCAAGAAAAATCAGAAAACCTGCGGCAATCCAATATATTCTGGCTTCTCCGGCAAACTGCGTAGACACATCCTCTCCAAAAGTTCCGTCGGAAATAGCCCTTGTTACAATAAGACCAGTAGCAGTAGAAACAAGCAAAGCAGGAAACTGAGAGACAAGACCATCTCCTATTGTAAGAGAAATATAAGTAGTTAATGCAACAGAAAAAGGTTCTCCGTGAATAGCCATACCTACAATTATACCACCAAGAATATTAACTACTGTTATCAAAAGTCCTACCTTAACGTTACCGGAAACAAATTTGGAAGCACCATCCATAGCACCGTAAAAATCAGCCTCTCTTTGCAACTCTGCTTTTTTTCGTGCAGCTTCTTCCTCAGAAATAGCTCCGGAGTTATATTCTGCCTCTATTGCCATCTGCTTTCCCGGTAAAGCATCAAGAGTGAAACGAGCAGCAACCTCTGCAACTCTAGTAGCTCCCTTGGTAATAACAATAAACTGAACAGCAATAAGAATAATGAAAATTATAAAACCAACGACAAGCCCCTCTTGTCCACCACTGCCCACAACAAAAGTACTAAAAGCTTTGACAAGCTTCCCCTGAAACTTACTACCCTGATTAAGAATAAGTCTTGTAGAAGAAACATTAAGAGAAAGTCCAAAAACAGTAAGAACAAGCAGTAACGTTGGGAAAACAGAAAACTCCAAAGCCCTCTTTATTGACAATACAATAAGTATCGTCAATAAACTTATAACAAGATTTAAACTCATAAGAGTATCAAGAAGAACAGGGGGCATGGGTATAATAAGCATCATAACAACAGCTATGACACCAATTGCCACAAAAACATCGCTTCGCTGATTTAAAAAAGAACTTCTAAAAATCTGAGGAATATCTGCCATAAAAAACTCCTCTAAATGGCCTTCTGCTTTTTACTAGAATCCATTGCATAAACCCTGGCAAGCACAGTAGCAACAACAGAATAATACTGTTCTGGAATAGTATCTCCCACATCAACATCAGCATATAAAGCCCTTGCAAGAGGTTTATGCTCGACAACAGGTACATCCGCATCTTTTGCTATCCGTCTCATTCTAAGAGCAAGCTCATCTGCACCCTTTGCAATAACAGTAGGAGCATGCATTCTTGATTTTTCATATTCAATAGCAACAGCGTAGTGAGTAGGGTTTGTTATAACAACATCCGCTTCCGGAACCTTTCTTATCATATTCTGAGATAACAATTCTCTCATTCGTTGTCTCAATCTGCTTTTTACAAGAGGATCCCCCTCATACATCTTCCTTTCTTCTTTCACCTCTTCCTTGGACATTTTGAGCGATTCAAGATGTTGCCGCCTCTGAAAGATATAATCAACAACAGATATGACCAGAAAAACTATACTAGATTCAAGGAGTATTCTAAAAATAATAAAGGATATAAACGACATGGACTCCAAAATAGGCATCTTGCTAAGAGATAAAATTCTCTTTATCTCTGCGGATATATTTAAAAACGCAATAAAACCAATAACAAATACTTTTAAAAAAGTTTTTCCCAGATTAAAAAGCGCCTCACCGGAGAAAAAAGCCTTTTTAAAAAATCTTACAAAATTAGGAACAATCCTCTGAAAATCCGGAGTTATAGGCTTGGTAGTAAATAAAAAACCAACTTGAATAACATTACCCGCAAAAGCAGCAATAAACGCAATAATAAGAAAAGGTAAACTCAATCGTAAGAAATATTGAATAAAAAGGGAAAAAGCTTTTCGTCCTGAAAAAAAATCAGGAGTAGAAAGTTGATAGAAAAAAGAGGTAAACATGGATACAGCCGTGGAAAGTACATATTGCGACAAAACACCTAGTAAAATCAAAGAAAAAAGCATAACAAGAGCAGAAGGAAGCTCTGGAGTTTTTGCAACCTTACCTTCTTCTCTTGCTTTCCTTATCTTGTGTTCCGTAGGTTCTTCTGTTCTGCCCTCATCTTCTGCAGCAAACCATTGTAAATGCATATCGAGCAGGAAGGAATCATCCTCCACAATAAGCATATAAGCATCGCTCATATTACACTCCCCGTAGAAAAGCTGTTAACAAGCGCTCTGTACAAATAAGCAAAAAAAGAATCAACATACTCTGCCATAAAAGGAATAAAGAGCATAAGAATAATAAACCCCACAGAAATAGAGATAGGAAATCCCATCATTAGCAGATTCATCTGAGGCGCAGCCTTACCCATTATTCCCATAGAAACAGTAACCAGAATAAGAACACACACAATAGGAAGAGCAAGAACAAAACCAGAAGAAAAAAGACTTCCCAACAACCTCATAAAAAGTGCAAGGAAACTATCCCGGGTGGTTGCTATATCTATTGCTTTTAAATACTTAAAAGAATAATATATCCCAACATAAAAAATCTTAACCATGCCGCTGGAAACCAGAAAAATCAATATTGCGATATTGTTTACAAATTGACCCATTAGAGGCAATTCTTGTTGAGCAAGCGGATCGTACACAGAAGCCGCATTAAAACCCATCTGGAAACCAAAAAGCTCTCCTGCAATCTGAAAAACAGAAAAGAAAGCAAGAACAATAAAAGCAATTATCAGTCCTATTAAAGATTCTCCTAACAAGATAAAAATATATGCAAGACCCGTATCAGGAATAGCATAAGAAGATGAGACCCAAGGGAAAACAACCATTGCAGAAAAAAAACCCAGACCTACACGGGCAACTCCCGGGAATCCAGTAGAAGAAAAAAGAGGAGCAGCAGCAAGAAAAGCAAAAACACGTGCAAAAATTATCAGAAAAATTTGACTATTATTAACAAGCTGCTCAAACATCAACAATTACCTCACAATATCAGGAATCATCTCTATAAGACGTATGGTAAACTGAGAAATAGATGAGACAATCCAAGGTCCCAAAAACGCCAAAACACCAAGGATAGCAAGCATTTTTGGAACAAAAGTAAGAGTCTGCTCCTGAATAGATGTGGTAGCCTGAAAAATAGATATAATTAAACCAACCACAAGTCCTACAAGTAGAAGAGGGGCTGCAATTACTATGAGTTGAAAAACACTACTTCTCAATAAATAAACAGCAGTTCCCAAATCCATCATCTACCTCCTAAAAAAAACTTCCCAATACCTGTTTTGTAATCAATGTCCAACCGTCAACAAGCAGAAATAACATCAACTTAAAAGGAA is drawn from Spirochaetia bacterium 38H-sp and contains these coding sequences:
- the flhA gene encoding flagellar biosynthesis protein FlhA, with amino-acid sequence MADIPQIFRSSFLNQRSDVFVAIGVIAVVMMLIIPMPPVLLDTLMSLNLVISLLTILIVLSIKRALEFSVFPTLLLVLTVFGLSLNVSSTRLILNQGSKFQGKLVKAFSTFVVGSGGQEGLVVGFIIFIILIAVQFIVITKGATRVAEVAARFTLDALPGKQMAIEAEYNSGAISEEEAARKKAELQREADFYGAMDGASKFVSGNVKVGLLITVVNILGGIIVGMAIHGEPFSVALTTYISLTIGDGLVSQFPALLVSTATGLIVTRAISDGTFGEDVSTQFAGEARIYWIAAGFLIFLAILPGFPWYVLLPMAFVLGFVAYRLSLKSVRSTDTSSFVDEKKSSAHEEQQELSPVVPLDPISLEIGYALIPLVDREKGAELLERITRIRKETALELGIVIPRIRIMDNMRLEPSEYSVKIKGVNVGRGVIKMGHYLCINPGGVSEELEGEETRDPAFGLPAIWIREEDRDRAERAGYTVVDPPSIIATHLTEIIKQHASELLGRQEVQSMLNALRENYPAVVDDVLSDLTLGDVQKVLQGLLLEQVSIRNLVTILETMSDFARISKEHGFLIEKTRQALGRQICAQYTDENNTLYVITIDPVLEQRIIDSRVETASGYVPALEPDLYRKWINSVMNAINDAQQQGYIPVVLCQEVARALVKNSTLRDIPDLVVLSVPEIPQDVRVEAVGEIRVD
- the fliR gene encoding flagellar biosynthetic protein FliR; its protein translation is MFEQLVNNSQIFLIIFARVFAFLAAAPLFSSTGFPGVARVGLGFFSAMVVFPWVSSSYAIPDTGLAYIFILLGESLIGLIIAFIVLAFFSVFQIAGELFGFQMGFNAASVYDPLAQQELPLMGQFVNNIAILIFLVSSGMVKIFYVGIYYSFKYLKAIDIATTRDSFLALFMRLLGSLFSSGFVLALPIVCVLILVTVSMGIMGKAAPQMNLLMMGFPISISVGFIILMLFIPFMAEYVDSFFAYLYRALVNSFSTGSVI
- the flhB gene encoding flagellar biosynthesis protein FlhB, with amino-acid sequence MSDAYMLIVEDDSFLLDMHLQWFAAEDEGRTEEPTEHKIRKAREEGKVAKTPELPSALVMLFSLILLGVLSQYVLSTAVSMFTSFFYQLSTPDFFSGRKAFSLFIQYFLRLSLPFLIIAFIAAFAGNVIQVGFLFTTKPITPDFQRIVPNFVRFFKKAFFSGEALFNLGKTFLKVFVIGFIAFLNISAEIKRILSLSKMPILESMSFISFIIFRILLESSIVFLVISVVDYIFQRRQHLESLKMSKEEVKEERKMYEGDPLVKSRLRQRMRELLSQNMIRKVPEADVVITNPTHYAVAIEYEKSRMHAPTVIAKGADELALRMRRIAKDADVPVVEHKPLARALYADVDVGDTIPEQYYSVVATVLARVYAMDSSKKQKAI
- the fliQ gene encoding flagellar biosynthesis protein FliQ, with translation MDLGTAVYLLRSSVFQLIVIAAPLLLVGLVVGLIISIFQATTSIQEQTLTFVPKMLAILGVLAFLGPWIVSSISQFTIRLIEMIPDIVR
- a CDS encoding flagellar biosynthesis protein FlhF, producing the protein MDFFTVQDESFEKAFAKAKNIHGMDVRIVSKKDIVVGGFLGLFKKPAVELTCYIPRRTSYGQKPEGRSVSFDEEKSRIVELATKVKTADTDSKDISKLIMEELKDVKRLLQNKGGAVSSSEHENIVFVREHLMAADFSASFIDRIVSRVKSELTMQQITDMDELKGRVASFIKDEILVHPVSIKKKPCVFVVVGPTGVGKTTTIAKLAAMFGVGLNKENIRYDTRIITLDNYRIAAKQQIETYAKIMGIPVSLVENYNELERFIKIYSAVDMIFVDTIGNSPKDLARIGKMKSVLDACGSYSQVHLALSATTKTADIYNVLQVFEPFNYVSVIITKEDETSSLGNIISVLSEKKKPVSFITTGQGVPKDIEVATPERVLAGVRGFNLNGME